The sequence agttttattatttttgataaaaaataataaggtAAGAACTTGTTTCGATGGCTTATATATTgacaaaaaatatagtaattttttttttcttgaaaatgaaaaagtttttaatgaaatagaCAAAAACGAGAAAAGCAAGAAAAATGACGAAATTGAAAAAGTTGATGAAAACATTTTAGTTAATAATGGAATAAATTTATGTGTAAGCAATTCTGAGGAAATACAAGATGATTTAAATAAGTCTAAATGTATAAAAggaaatatgaaaaataatttaaatgaaaatacaaATGAATATCTAGAGAATAATTCAGAAAATGccaaaaattattataaaaaaataattatacaaaaatcagaattattaaatataaatgatattatGAATTATGATGGAAGCATTGAAAATATcaataaaataatgtattatttaaatcCTTGCTCGGTTATATCAGCTTACTtcatgaatataaaaaaaaatgaatgtgTGTTAGATATGTGTGCTTCTCCTGGTGGCAAGTCATTAGTTATagcaaataaattatttggcTATGGCTCATCTCCATTAAAtagaattaataatattaatataaatgataaagatATTGAAATAAATTGTTGTTTAAATATggttaattattataaaatgaatagAGAAGGGTTATTAGTtattaatgaatataataaagttCGATATGATAGATTAAAACaagtattaaataaatacttACCAAATGATTTAACTAATTCtaataatatacatataactAATTATAATggtttaaatttaaattctttCATGAGATTTCCtaaatttcataaaattttgttagATGTTCCTTGCTCTTCTGATGggtatttattaaaaaaaaatactaatgatataaaaaagtggtcttttaatattattaaaaataattctaatgtccaaattaaattattgtaTAACTCTTTTCATTTACTTCATTTAAATggttttataatttattctaCATGTGCATTATCACACTATGAAAATGATTATGttattgaaaaattattaaaaaaatttggaAATCAAGTTAAAATTATTGATTTCATTGAAGAAGAATTTCAAagacaatataaaaaaattttgtatagTCTtcaaagaaataataatatgaaaaattatgtaaCAGAAAATATTTCTGATAAAACAAATGATCTTAAAtctgaaaatatatataacagtAAAGAggataatgataaaaataatcttaAAAGTAGTGTTTCTAATAATTGTAACTCTGATGAtagtaattttaattatcaaAATTCTAATGATCACAATAATAGCACATTTtacaataataaatttaatgaatttaaagaaaaaagtaaatttttaaaattttttgagaAGACAAAATATGGTTATATTTCTTTACCTGATAAGTCCCCATTTGGTATTTTGTATATTtgtaaaattcaaaaaatttaaaatcaCTACTaaaataaactttttatttttttttattatttattatgtttttatttaataaatttagttttaaaattttacggtaatattaaaaaatgaattatcatatatatatatatatatatatatatatatatatatatatatatatatatatatatatttataNNNNNNNNNNNNNNNNNNNNNNNNNNNNNNNNNNNNNNNNNNNNNNNNNNNNNNNNNNNNNNNNNNNNNNNNNNNNNNNNNNNNNNNNNNNNNNNNNNNNNNNNNNNNNNNNNNNNNNNNNNNNNNNNNNNNNNNNNNNNNNNNNNNNNNNNNNNNNNNNNNNNNNNNNNNNNNNNNNNNNNNNNNNNNNNNNNNNNNNNNNNNNNNNNNNNNNNNNNNNNNNNNNNNNNNNNNNNNNNNNNNNNNNNNNNNNNNNNNNNNNNNNNNNNNNNNNNNNNNNNNNNNNNNNNNNNNNNNNNNaaa comes from Plasmodium relictum strain SGS1 genome assembly, chromosome: 9 and encodes:
- a CDS encoding tRNA m5C-methyltransferase, putative, which produces MKCNGKVGYFLNLKKEYGDRADIIFKKLEEKNVQGAFITDFIKIDFINITKVLLFLIKNNKVRTCFDGLYIDKKYSNFFFLENEKVFNEIDKNEKSKKNDEIEKVDENILVNNGINLCVSNSEEIQDDLNKSKCIKGNMKNNLNENTNEYLENNSENAKNYYKKIIIQKSELLNINDIMNYDGSIENINKIMYYLNPCSVISAYFMNIKKNECVLDMCASPGGKSLVIANKLFGYGSSPLNRINNININDKDIEINCCLNMVNYYKMNREGLLVINEYNKVRYDRLKQVLNKYLPNDLTNSNNIHITNYNGLNLNSFMRFPKFHKILLDVPCSSDGYLLKKNTNDIKKWSFNIIKNNSNVQIKLLYNSFHLLHLNGFIIYSTCALSHYENDYVIEKLLKKFGNQVKIIDFIEEEFQRQYKKILYSLQRNNNMKNYVTENISDKTNDLKSENIYNSKEDNDKNNLKSSVSNNCNSDDSNFNYQNSNDHNNSTFYNNKFNEFKEKSKFLKFFEKTKYGYISLPDKSPFGILYICKIQKI